The DNA sequence GTGATGCTGGCCAAGGGCGGCGAGGGCGGCTGGGGCAACATCCACTTCAAGACTTCCACCAACCGCGCCCCGCGTCAGAAGACCGAGGGCAAGGAAGGCGAGCGCCGCGAACTGCGTCTGGAACTGAAGGTGCTGGCCGATGTGGGCCTGTTGGGGATGCCCAATGCCGGCAAGTCGACCTTCATCACGGCGGTCTCCAACGCCCGTCCGAAGATCGCCGACTATCCCTTCACCACGCTGCATCCCAACCTGGGCGTGGTGCGCGTGAGCCACGAGAAGAGCTTCGTGATCGCCGACATTCCCGGCCTGATCGAAGGTGCGGCCGATGGTGCAGGCCTGGGTGTGCAGTTCCTGCGCCACCTGCAGCGCACCGGTCTGCTGCTGCACATCGTCGATCTGGCTCCTTTCAATGACGAAGTCGATCCGGTCAAGGAAGCCAAGGCCATCGTCAAGGAATTGAAGAAATACGACCAGTCGCTGTTCGACAAGCCGCGCTGGCTGGTGTTGAACAAGCTGGACGTGGTGCCCGAGGCCGAGCGCGCCAAGCGGGTGAAGGATTTCGTCAAGCGCTTCGGTTGGAAGGGGCCGGTGTTCGAGATCTCGGCACTGAATCGCGATGGCTGTGAAGATCTCATCAACGAGATCTACAAGTATCTGGAAACCAAGCGCGCCGAAGAGCATCGCTCGGAAGAGACGCAGATGACCGAGGAAGCCCGCGCCATCTCCAGCATCGACCCGGACGATCCGCGCTTCAAGGTCCTGGACTGAGTGTGAGTTCACGCGTGCGACCTTGTCTCGGGCAGGGTGCGCGCGGGGGCGGTTCGGGCTATCATCTCTGCCTGTCGGATTTTCCGTCGCTCCCAGAAGAATCAGAACCCGGAACACTATGCAATCGGTCATTCAACGCGCCAAGCGGCTCATCATCAAGGTGGGCTCTTCCCTGGTCACCAATGATGGCAAGGGCCTGGACGCCAATGCCATCGCCCGCTGGGCTGAGCAGATCGCGCAATTGCGCGCGCTCGGCAAGGAAGTGGTGCTGGTCAGCTCCGGCGCGGTCGCCGAAGGGATGCAGCGCCTGGGCTTCGACAAGCGCCCCACCGGCATCCATCACCTCCAGGCCTGCGCCGCCGTGGGCCAGATGGGCCTGGCGCAGATCTATGAAACCAGTTTCCGCAAGCATGAGCTGCACACCGCCCAGGTCTTGCTGACCCACGCCGACCTGGCTGACCGCGAACGCTACCTCAATGCCCGCTCCACCCTGTTTGCCCTGCTGCAACTGGGCGTGGTGCCGGTCATCAACGAGAACGACACGGTGGTCACCGATGAAATCAAGTTCGGCGACAACGATACGCTCGGCGCGCTGGTGGCCAACCTGATCGAAGCCGATGCGCTCATCATCCTGACCGACCAGCCGGGCTTGTTTACCGCCGATCCGCGCAAGGATCCCCATGCCACTCTCATTGCCGAAGCACGCGCTGGCGACCCCTCGCTGGAGTTGATTGCGGGCGGCACCGGCACCGGCATCGGGCGTGGCGGTATGTTGACCAAGATCCTGGCGGCCAAGCGGGCCGCTACTTCCGGCGCCCATACGGTGATCGCCTGGGGCCGTGAAGATCAGGTCTTGACCCGCCTGGCGGCCGGCGAGGCCATCGGTACCCAGCTCAATGCCGAGACCGCGCAACTGACTGCGCGCAAGCAGTGGATGGCCGATCATCTCAAGACCGCCGGTCGCGTGGTGCTGGATGCCGGGGCGGTGCAGAAACTGAGTCAGGAAGGCAAGTCGCTGCTGCCCATCGGCGTGGTGGAAGTGGCCGGCGAATTCGGCCGCGGGGACGTGATTACCTGCGTGGATGCGGCTGGACGCGCCATTGCGCGCGGCATGAGCAACTACAACAGTTCGGATGCGCGCCGCATCATTCGCCATCCTTCTTCCGAGATCCAGGCCATCCTGGGCTTCGTGGAGGAGCCGGAGCTGGTGCATCGGGACAACCTGGTGTTGCTGTGAATTAAATCATCAAAACGATATAAAGAATATAAACGATATCGATGATTCAAACAAAAAAACGCGGCCTGGCCGCGTTTTTTATTGCTTGCCCCGCTTGCCATCAGCGGCGCACCGGATCGATGCGGGTCTGGGTCTTGAGACGATTGATGATGCTCTTCACGTTTTCATTGTCGGCAATCATCTTGCCTTCGCAGAAATAATCCCTGAACAAGGCGCCATCAATGCGATTGACACCGATATCGCGGATCGGCTGCCACTTGTCGCGGCGCGAGCGCGACCAGGTGCCATCGGGGTGGCCGAAGGCATAGGTCTTCTTTTCCCAGGTCTCGCAGCGCATTCCTTCGTACATCACGTTGACGGCGCCACCTTCGGTCTTGGTCTCCACGGTGTAGCGCACTACCTTGTCGGTGCCGATGGAGACCGAGTTGAGGTCGACATAGGCCTTCATGGTGGCATTCGGGCTGAGGTAGAACTCGGCCAGGTTCTGCTGCTGCGGTGTGGGCGGCAGTTGCACGGCGATTTCCTGCCAGGGCTTGTCTTCATCGTCGAAGTCTTCATCGAAGCTCTGCGCCAGCGCACCGGCGCAAGCGGCCAGCAGTGCGCAGGCCAGAACGGCACGGCGCAGGATGCGCGGGGTGAACAGGGAAGTGGGTGCGGCGATCTGCGGGAAAGAGGGCATGGGCTGGTTCACTTGGATTCGGGCGTGGGCGCGCCGTTGCTGGGCTGGCATTGCGGTGCCTGGCCCGGTTTCTTGTGGGGAGCAAGGACGCGGCCGGCTTGCTCGGGGCGGCGGGCTGCGTGGCCGGGGCGGTTCAGGAAGCGCGACAACTCCTGCAGGGCTTGCTGATAGACCTCGCGCTTGAATTCGATCACCACGTCCAGCGGCACCCAGTAGTCGTGCCAGCGCCAGGCGTCGAACTCGGGATGCGAGGTGCCGCGCAGGTTGACGTCGCAATCGCGCCCGACCATGCGCAGCAGGAACCAGATCTGCTTCTGGCCGCGGTAATGGCCGCGCACTTCGCGCTTGATGAAATGATCGGGGACTTCGTAGCGCAGCCAGTCACGGGTGCGGCCGATGATCTTCACGTGCTCGGCACGCAGGCCGATCTCTTCTTCCAGTTCCCGGAACATCGCCTGTTCGGGGGTCTCGCCGTGCTTGATGCCGCCTTGCGGGAATTGCCAGGAGTGCTCGCGCACGCGCTTGCCCCACCACACCTCGTTATTGGCGTTGAGCAGGATGATGCCGACGTTCGGGCGGAAGCCTTCTCGATCCAGCATGGTGATCCTCAAACTTTCTGCGGCTGGAAGTCCCTTTCAGGCAGGCTCATGCGACTGCGGGCATACACGGAAAAACCGGTACGCCAGACGGGTCAGGAGCAATCACATCGATGCACGGATGTCATTGAAACTGGGAGCAAATCTGCAAAGAAAGGGCGCATCAGCCAGCTAATCCTTTAAAATTGGAATGATTATAACCCTCCTCTTTTTAAAAAGAACCGACCGTCATGCGCGCCTCACGTTTTTTTATTTCCACCCTGAAAGAAGCCCCTTCCGACGCTGAAATCGTGAGCCACAAGCTCATGATGCGCGCCGGCATGATCAAGCGTCTGGGCGCCGGCATCTATACCTACATGCCGATGGGGCTGCGCGTGATCCGCAAGGTCGAGGCCATCGTGCGCGAGGAAATGAACCGCGCCGGCGCCGTCGAGCTGTTGATGCCGGTGGTGCAGCCGGCCGAGCTGTGGCAGGAAACCGGGCGCTGGAACAAGATGGGTGCCGAGTTGATGCGCGTGAAGGATCGCCATGGCCGCGACTTCGCCATCCAGCCGACTTCGGAAGAAGTGGTCACCGACGTGGCCCGTTCCGAGCTGCGCAGCTACAAGCAGTTGCCGGTCAACTTCTATCACATCCAGACCAAGTTCCGCGACGAACGCCGTCCGCGTTTCGGCTTGATGCGCGGCCGCGAATTCACGATGAAGGATGCCTATTCCTTCGACCGCGACGTCGATGGCTTGAAGAAGTCCTACCAGGCCATGTATGACGCCTATGTGCGCATCTTCACCCGCTTCGGCCTGGAATTCCGCGCCGTGGCCGCCGACAACGGCGCCATCGGCGGTTCCGGCTCGCACGAATTCCACGTCATTGCCGCCACTGGCGAAGACGCGCTGGTCTATTGCCCGACGTCGGATTACGCCGCCAACATGGAAGCGGCCGAAGCACTGCCCGCCGACAGCAGCCGTGGTGCCGCCACCCAGGCGCTGGAAAAGACCGCCACGCCGGCCAAATCCAAGTGCGAAGCCGTGGCCGAACTGCTGGGCCTGCCCTTGACGCGCACGGTCAAGTCGATCGTGCTGGCAGTGGACAATGAAGATCCGGCCAAGAAGGAAATCTGGTTGCTGCTCTTGCGTGGCGACCACGAATTGAACGAAGTGAAGGCCAGCAAGATACCGGGTCTGGCGACCTATCGCTTCGCCAGCGAAGCCGAGATCGTCGAATGGTTCGGCACCCCGCCCGGCTACCTGGGGCCGATCGGTACCAAGAAGCCGGTCAAGGTGGTGGCTGACCGCACGGTGGCCAACATGGCCGACTTCGTCTGCGGTGCCAATGAAGCCGATTTCCACTACACCGGCGCCAACTGGGGCCGTGATCTGCCCGAGCCGCAGGTGGCCGATATCCGCAACGTGGTCGAAGGCGACGCCTCGCCGGATGGCAAAGGTGTGCTGGCGATCCAGCGCGGCATCGAAGTGGGCCACGTGTTCCAGCTCGGCACCACGTATTCGGAAGCCATGAAGGCCACCTACCTGGACGAAGCCGGCAAGCCGCAACCGTTGGTGATGGGCTGCTATGGCATCGGCGTGACCCGTATCCTGGGCGCGGCCATCGAGCAGAACTTCGATGACCGCGGCATCATCTGGCCGACCTCGATTGCCCCCTTCGAAGTGGTGCTCTGCCCGATGGGCTACGACCGCAGCGAAGCGGTCAAGACCGAGATCGACAAGCTCTATGCGCAATTGACCGAAGCCGGTGTGGACGTGGTGCTGGACGACCGTGGCGAGCGCCCGGGCGCGATGTTCGCCGATTGGGAACTGATCGGCGTGCCGCATCGCATCGTGGTGGGTGACCGTGGCCTCAAGGATGGCAACATCGAATACCAGGGCCGCCGCGATACCGAGGCCACCCAGGTGCCGCTGGCTGAGGCGCTGGCCTTCATCAAGGGCAAGTTGGCCGTCTGAGGATTGCAGAGACAGGCATGAAAAAGGCGGGCGCCGTGGCGTCCGCCTTTGTTTTTGGGCCGCGCCTTGGCAGGCGTGGCTCGGTGCCGGTCCGCTTTATGTCTTACTTATTTGGCCGGGACGATCGTCACGGTCTCGCGGAAGATACCGCCTTCAGCCACGCTGCCGTCCACCCGGCCCTGGCCATTGACGCGCTTTTCGCAATCGATGCGGTCCGATTGCGGCAGGCCTTCGCAGCGACGCAGGGCGTTTTCCTTCAGTTGCGCCGGGCTCGGGTCGGTCAGGGTGCCACGGGCGGCGGCTTGCTGGGCGGCACCGGCTTCCCGCAGGCAGGTGGCGCGATCCTCGGTGGAGCTGCCGCTCTTGCAGGCGGCGATCTGTTGCTGGTATTCCGAATTGCCTGGCTTGCCGGCAGCGAACACATGCGAGGCAGCGCTCAGGGCGGCCAGGCCGATCACGATAGCGCAGGCCGAGCGCAGTAGTTGGTGGCGCAGGGAGGTGGTAGGCGCGGGTTGATTTGGCATGGTCATTTCCTTTCTCTTGGTCATGAGCTTCCAAGCTCATCTGTGAATGGCACAGGGTAGACCCGTTTTCTGTTTTTCGGTTCTTCTATTCTGTTCGATGAGCCGCAATATGAACCGGAAAGCTTGTTACAAGGTATTGCAGGCAGCGTCGCACCGCCCAGAACCGCCATGGTAGGCGGCTCCCGACCTGCCTGCCATCAGAGAAGTGCTGCAAGAGGCGTCAGACAAGCGGAAAAGACGGGCGCAGCGCCAGCGCACGCACGAACTCCTGAAACATCCGGAAACAAAAACGCCCGCATGGCTTCTGCGGGCGTTTTTGTTTGCAAGTCGCTTGCAAACCGCGGGCGTCGATCAGCTCAGGTGAGCCGAGATCAGCTTGGTCATTTCGAACATCGTGACTTGCTTCTTGCCGCCGAAGATTGCCTTGAGCTTGTCATCGGCATCGATGTTGCGCTTGTTTTCGGCGTTCTGCAGCTTGTGCTTCTTGATGTATTCCCACACCTTCTTGGTCACCTCGGTGCGCGGCAGCGGCTTGGCGCCGACCACTTCGCCCAAGGCAGCCGATGGGGTCAGCGGCTTCATGAAGGCGGCGTTGGGAGTACGTTTTGCAGCGGGCTTGGCGGCGGGTTTTGCTGCGGCTTTCTTGGGTGCTGCCTTCGGGGCGGCTTTCGGAGCTGCCTTTGCTGCCGGCTTGGCGGCGGGTTTGGCTGCAGCCTTGGGGGCGGCGGCTTTGCTTGCCGGTTTGGCTGCCGCTTTAGCTGCTGGCTTTGCTGCCGGTTTGGCGGCGGCCTTGGCGGCGGGTTTTGCTGCTGGCTTCTTTACTGCGGCTGCTGCTTTTTTTGCTGTGGCCATCGGAAAGACTCCTCACAAGAATGAGATGAATGCGTCATTTACGCACCGCTAATAGTGGTGCTCTTTGCACGGCCACGCAAGTATTTTTTAGAGGATTTCCAGGCCAAAGCGCGCGGAAACAACGAGTCGCAGCGATCCGCCGTCAAGCCGCGCCGGTAAAGGGATCGCGGCGGATCGACCAGGCTCGGGAAAGGGCTGCTTGCAGGGCCGCGGAGAACTCATGCAGACGATGCAAGAAGGACATGCTTTTGCACCCTGAAGGAGGTCGTCGAAAGGCTGCGAAAGAGAGGAGGAAAACGAGGCGGGGAGGGAAGGTTTCAGGCAGCGGGGACGCTGCCCGGGACTGGGGGGCAGCCGCAAAGCCAATTGCTGCAAGGCTTTGCGGCCGGTGATGGTCAGCGCATTCCACCCGGCAGCATCCCCTTCATGCTGCGCATCATCTTCATCATGCCGCCGCCCTTGAGCTTCTTCATCATCGATTGCATCTGCTCGAACTGCGACAACATGCGGTTGACTTCCTGCACCTGCACCCCGGCACCGGCGGCGATGCGGCGCTTGCGGGTGGCCTTGATCAGTTCAGGCTTGGCGCGCTCCTGCGGGGTCATGGAGTTGATGATGCCTTCCATGCGGCGCACCTGTTTCTCGGCCTGGTCCATGTTGGCGTTGCCGGCGGCGGCCTGCATCTGGGCCGGCAGCTTGTCCAGCAGGCTGGTGAGTCCACCCATTTTCTTCATCTGCGACAGCTGCGCCTTGAAGTCATTGAGGTCGAACTTGCCGCCGCCCTTGATCTTGTGCGCCAGGTCCTGCGCGGCTTCCATGTCCACGCCCTTGCGCGCCTCTTCCACCAGGGCCAGGATGTCGCCCATGCCGAGGATGCGGTTGGCCATGCGCGAGGGATCGAAGGCTTCCAGGCCATCGAGCTTTTCGGCCACACCGGCGAACTTGATGGGCTTGCCGGTGATGTGGCGCACCGACAGCGCGGCGCCACCGCGCGAGTCACCATCCAGCTTGGTGAGCACCACGCCGGTCAGCGGCAGGGCGTCGTTGAAGGCCTTGGCGGTATTGATGGCGTCCTGGCCCAGCATGGCGTCGACCACGAACAGGGTTTCGATGGGCTTGATGGCGGCGTGCACGGCACGGATTTCATCCATCATGGCCTGGTCGATGCCCAGACGTCCGGCGGTGTCGACGATCAGCACTTCGTGGTGGTGCTTCTTGGCGTAATCCAGCGCGGCCAGGGCGATGTCGACTGGCTTGTCGGTCGGCTGACTGGGGAAGAAGTCGGCGCCGGCTTGGCCGGTCACGGTCTGCAGCTGGCCGATGGCGGCCGGGCGGTAGACGTCGGCAGAGACGGTCAAGACCTTCTTTTTCTTGTTCTCGCGCAGGTACTTGGCCAGCTTGCCGACGGTGGTGGTCTTACCGGCACCCTGCAGGCCGGCCATCAGGATGATCGCTGGCGGCTGGGTAGCAAAGTTCAGTTGCGAGGCTTCAGCACCGAGGTCGGCCCCCATCAGGCTGGCCAGCTCGCGCTGGACCACGCCGACCAGCGCCTGACCCGGGGTGAGCGAGCCGATGACCTCTTCGCCCATGGCTTTTTCCTTCACCTTGGCGATGAATTCGCGCACGGCGGGCAGGGCCACGTCGGCCTCCAGCAGGGCCAGGCGCACTTCGCGCAGCATCTCGGCGGTATTGGATTCGGTCAGTCGCGCCTCGCCGCGCATGGTTTTGACGACTTTGGCGAGGCGTTGGGTCAGGTTGTCTAGCATGGTGATATCTGCAAATAGGTGGATGGCCGCAGGCCGGGACGAACAGGGTAGGCGCGGCGGCGGGCAATCCTGCATTCTAACCGATCAGCCCTGCTGCGCCCCTGCCGGCGCGTGGGCTGCAGATGGGGACGCTACGTAAAATTAACAGCTTGTACAGCCTGCGCTCTTTGTGTATACATGGGCGCTGAATTTCCAAGCGCATAGAACAACCAAGGCCCCCGCCACGCAGCAGGGGCCAACGCCATCGAGACTGCCGGCCCTGCACTGCTGGTTCCGGCGCGCCGTATCAACAACGATACACACAAGAGGAGAGTGGAAATGCAAAAACCAACACAATGGATGGCCCTGGTCCTGCTGGCCAGCGCCGGTTTCTCGGCCCCCAGTCATGCGGCCGACGACGTGATCCGCCTGGGCAACCTGAAGTTCGCCCATTATGGTGCGGTGTCCTATATCAAGGAGATCGCCCCCAAATGCGGCATCAAGGTCGATGAAAAAGTCTTCGCCAAGGGCCCGGACGTGATGCAGGGCATCCTGGCCGGTGAGCTCGATGTGGGCACGACCGCCTCCGAAGCGGCCATTTCGGGCCGCGCCAACGGTGCACCGATCTATGTGGTGGCAGGTTTCGCCAAGGGCGGCGCGCGCCTGGTGGCGGGCAAGGATTCCGGTATCAAGTCGGTCAAGGACTTGAAGGGCAAGAAGGTGGGCGTGACCCGCGGCGGCATCCATGAAGTGCTGCTGGACGCCGAACTGGGCCAGAACGGCCTCTCCGCCAAGGACGTCACCATCGTCTACCTGGCCTTCGCCGACCTGAACCAAGCCCTGCTGGGCAAGAACATCGATGCCATGATGCAGAGCGAGCCGCAATCCTCGCAGGCCATCAACAAGGGCTTCGGGGTGGAAGTGATGAAGCCCTACGACACCCCTATCGGCGAGCCCTACCGCACCATGGTGATGACCGAGAAGTTCTATACCGAGAAGCGCCCGCTGGCCGAGAAGTTCATGCGCTGCTTCCTGGAGGCGACCAAGACCTTCATCGACAAGCCGGAAGTGGCCGAAAAGTACGTGCGCGAAGTGATCTTCAAGAACCAGATCACCAAGGAAGACTTCTATGACGCCATCGGCAACTCGCCCTATGCCTACGACATCACCGCCGAGCACATTCAGGTGACCACCGACACCATGGCCAAGTACGGCACTGGCAAGATGGCCAAGCCGCCGCTGGCCAAGGATTGGGTCAAGACCGATCTGCTGGAGCAGGCCAAGAAGAGCATGAACCTGAAGTAAACCAAGGGGAAATTGCGCATGGCCAAGCAAAACAAGGGCAGCTTCCTGCAGGGGCTGCTGGTGCCGATCATCGTGATCGCCCTGTGGGAGGGCGCCTCGCGGGCGGGCTGGATCAATCCACAGATCCTGCCCTCGCCCTGGGCGGTGCTGAAGAAATGGGTGGAATACGCCACCCCTCTGAAACCCTATGATCCCGAGGCCGGCAGCTGGCTGGCCTGGGCCTTTTCGGGCGAGCTGATCATGGATGCCATCGGCAGCCTGTACCGGGTGGTGGCGGGTTTCCTGATCGGCGCCGGGCTGGCCTTGCCGTTGGGGTTGCTGATGGGCTCCAGCCAGCGCATCTATGGCTTGATGAACCTGACGGTGCAGGTGATCCGTCCGATTCCGCCGATTGCCTATATCCCCCTGGCCATCCTGTGGTTCGGGCTGGGCAATCCGCCGGCGCTGTTCCTGATCTCGCTGGGGGCCTTCTTCCCGGTGCTGATGAATACCATCGCCGGGGTGCGCCAGGTCGACAGCATCTACCTGCGCGCCGCCCGCAATCTGGGGGCGAGCCAGTCCACGCTGTTCTTGCGGGTGATGCTGCCGGCTGCCGTTCCTTACATCCTCTCGGGGGTGCGCATCGGCATCGGTACCGCCTTCATCGTGGTGATCGTGGCCGAGATGATTGCGGTCAGCAATGGCCTGGGTTTTCGCATCATGGAGGCGCGTGAATATTTCTGGTCGGACAAGATCATCGCCGGCATGATCACCATTGGCCTATTGGGCTTGGCCATCGACTTGGGCATGAGCCGCCTCAACAATTACATGCTGCGCTGGCATCGCGGGCTGGAGAACTGACATGAACCCGAGCAATTCGTCTCCCCGCATCTGTATACAGAGCGTGCACAAGGTCTTCAAGACCGATGAGCGCGAGGTGGTGGCCTTGAAGGACATCAACCTCGCCATCCCCGATGGCCAGTTCGTCTGCCTGCTGGGGCCCTCCGGCTGCGGCAAGTCCACGCTCTTGAATGCCATTGCCGGTTTTGCGCTGCCCTCTTCCGGCCAAATCCTCACCGATGGCAAGGCGGTGACCGAGCCGGGACCGGACCGTGGCATGGTGTTCCAGGAATATGCGCTGTTTCCCTGGATGACGGTGGAGCAGAACGTCGCCTTCGGCCTGGAAATCAAGGGCCGTCCCAAGGCCGAGATCGCCCAGCGCGTGAGCCAGTTGCTGGACAAGCTGGGATTGATCGACTTCCGCACCCGTTTCCCCAAGGATCTGTCGGGCGGGATGCGCCAGCGGGTGGCCATTGCCCGCGTGCTGGCGCTGGATTCGCCCATCATGCTCATGGACGAACCCTTCGGTGCCCTCGACGCGCTGACCCGCCGCAACCTGCAAGATGAGCTGCTGCGCATCTGGGATGAGTTCAGGAAGACCATCGTCTTCGTCACCCACAGCATCGAAGAGGCGATCTACCTGGCCGACCGCATCGTGGTGATGACCTACCGACCTGGTACCGTCAAGCGTGACATGCTGGTCAATCTGCCACGCCTGCGCGATCCGGCCGACCCGGATTTCAATGCCTTGAAGCGCGAGCTGGGCCAACTGGTGATGGAGGAGCAGCAGCGCCATCACAATGCCGAGATGAAGGCCGCCGCCGTCGATTGAGTGGGTGCCGTCCTGCTGTAAGCAGTACTCGGACACGGCAGGCAACCCCTGCCGTGTCGCATTTCAGGGAAGCGATCCAGGCACCGGCTGACCCGGCGCAAGCGGGCGGCGGGCCGAGATAGTGTAAACTTGGACGATGCAAACTTATTTTTTCATCCTGGCGGCGCTGTTCTACCTGGGCTGCGCCTTCATGCCCTCGCAGCGGCGCGCGCCGATTTCGCTGGGTATCGTGGTGGGCTGGGTGCTGCATGGCGGCGCACTGTTGTCGGATATGTTCGCCCCGGACGCGTTACGGGTGGGCTTTGCGGTGATGCTCTCTTCTACCTTGTGGATTTCGGTGGCCGCCTACTGGCTGGAAAATCGCAATTTCTCACTCGATAGTATGCGTGTCCTGGTGCTGCCGGTGGCGGCCTTGGCGGTGATCCTGCCGACCGTCTTCCCCGGCAACCTGGTGGCGCTGGCCGGCAAGTCCGACTGGTTCCTGGCGCACATCGCCATCTCCATTCTGGCCTACAGCACGCTGACCATCGCCGCCTTCCATGCGGTGCTGATGGTATTGCAGGAGTCGCGTCTGCATACCCGGCCGGGTCCGGTGGCCCAGTCCAGCTGGTTCGGGCTGGCGCTGGATCGTCTGCCGGCGCTGCTGACCATGGAAAAATTGCTGTTTCGCCTGATCGCCTTCGGCTTCACCTTGCTGACGCTGACGGTGCTATCGGGCGTGGTCTTCTCCGAGCAGTTGTTCGGGACGCCATTGAAGTGGGATCACAAGACCATCTTCACCATGCTGTCCTGGCTGCTGTTCGGCCTGCTCCTGGCCGGCCGTCGCTGGCAGGGATGGCGGGGGCGGACTGCGCTGAGCTTCACGCTGGCCGGTTTCGCCATCCTTTTATTGGCATATGTAGGCAGCCGGTTCGTGCTTGAAGTCGTGCTGCATCGGGTACTGACATGAAATATTTGATCTGGCTGGTCGTGTTGCTGGCCGTGGTGGTGTGGTTCCAGCGCGCCAAGAAATCCATGCTGGCCGGTAACGACTCCGCCGCCGACACCAACAACGCCGAGCCCGGGATGCCGCCCCCCAAGCCGGCGCGCTTTCGTCGCCGCAGCGACAGCAATGTCGAGACCATGGTGCAGTGTGCCCATTGCGGCATCCACTTCCCGGCCTCCGAGGCA is a window from the Herbaspirillum rubrisubalbicans genome containing:
- the obgE gene encoding GTPase ObgE, with translation MKFIDEARIEVVAGDGGNGVASFCREKFRPFGGPDGGDGGKGGTIWAVADRNVNTLIDYRYAKLHRAGRGENGRGSDCYGKGADDVYLRMPVGTLIVDINTGEHIADLTFHGQTVMLAKGGEGGWGNIHFKTSTNRAPRQKTEGKEGERRELRLELKVLADVGLLGMPNAGKSTFITAVSNARPKIADYPFTTLHPNLGVVRVSHEKSFVIADIPGLIEGAADGAGLGVQFLRHLQRTGLLLHIVDLAPFNDEVDPVKEAKAIVKELKKYDQSLFDKPRWLVLNKLDVVPEAERAKRVKDFVKRFGWKGPVFEISALNRDGCEDLINEIYKYLETKRAEEHRSEETQMTEEARAISSIDPDDPRFKVLD
- the proB gene encoding glutamate 5-kinase, encoding MQSVIQRAKRLIIKVGSSLVTNDGKGLDANAIARWAEQIAQLRALGKEVVLVSSGAVAEGMQRLGFDKRPTGIHHLQACAAVGQMGLAQIYETSFRKHELHTAQVLLTHADLADRERYLNARSTLFALLQLGVVPVINENDTVVTDEIKFGDNDTLGALVANLIEADALIILTDQPGLFTADPRKDPHATLIAEARAGDPSLELIAGGTGTGIGRGGMLTKILAAKRAATSGAHTVIAWGREDQVLTRLAAGEAIGTQLNAETAQLTARKQWMADHLKTAGRVVLDAGAVQKLSQEGKSLLPIGVVEVAGEFGRGDVITCVDAAGRAIARGMSNYNSSDARRIIRHPSSEIQAILGFVEEPELVHRDNLVLL
- a CDS encoding CNP1-like family protein; translated protein: MPSFPQIAAPTSLFTPRILRRAVLACALLAACAGALAQSFDEDFDDEDKPWQEIAVQLPPTPQQQNLAEFYLSPNATMKAYVDLNSVSIGTDKVVRYTVETKTEGGAVNVMYEGMRCETWEKKTYAFGHPDGTWSRSRRDKWQPIRDIGVNRIDGALFRDYFCEGKMIADNENVKSIINRLKTQTRIDPVRR
- a CDS encoding RNA pyrophosphohydrolase, with product MLDREGFRPNVGIILLNANNEVWWGKRVREHSWQFPQGGIKHGETPEQAMFRELEEEIGLRAEHVKIIGRTRDWLRYEVPDHFIKREVRGHYRGQKQIWFLLRMVGRDCDVNLRGTSHPEFDAWRWHDYWVPLDVVIEFKREVYQQALQELSRFLNRPGHAARRPEQAGRVLAPHKKPGQAPQCQPSNGAPTPESK
- a CDS encoding proline--tRNA ligase; the encoded protein is MRASRFFISTLKEAPSDAEIVSHKLMMRAGMIKRLGAGIYTYMPMGLRVIRKVEAIVREEMNRAGAVELLMPVVQPAELWQETGRWNKMGAELMRVKDRHGRDFAIQPTSEEVVTDVARSELRSYKQLPVNFYHIQTKFRDERRPRFGLMRGREFTMKDAYSFDRDVDGLKKSYQAMYDAYVRIFTRFGLEFRAVAADNGAIGGSGSHEFHVIAATGEDALVYCPTSDYAANMEAAEALPADSSRGAATQALEKTATPAKSKCEAVAELLGLPLTRTVKSIVLAVDNEDPAKKEIWLLLLRGDHELNEVKASKIPGLATYRFASEAEIVEWFGTPPGYLGPIGTKKPVKVVADRTVANMADFVCGANEADFHYTGANWGRDLPEPQVADIRNVVEGDASPDGKGVLAIQRGIEVGHVFQLGTTYSEAMKATYLDEAGKPQPLVMGCYGIGVTRILGAAIEQNFDDRGIIWPTSIAPFEVVLCPMGYDRSEAVKTEIDKLYAQLTEAGVDVVLDDRGERPGAMFADWELIGVPHRIVVGDRGLKDGNIEYQGRRDTEATQVPLAEALAFIKGKLAV
- a CDS encoding SWIB/MDM2 domain-containing protein is translated as MATAKKAAAAVKKPAAKPAAKAAAKPAAKPAAKAAAKPASKAAAPKAAAKPAAKPAAKAAPKAAPKAAPKKAAAKPAAKPAAKRTPNAAFMKPLTPSAALGEVVGAKPLPRTEVTKKVWEYIKKHKLQNAENKRNIDADDKLKAIFGGKKQVTMFEMTKLISAHLS
- the ffh gene encoding signal recognition particle protein, which codes for MLDNLTQRLAKVVKTMRGEARLTESNTAEMLREVRLALLEADVALPAVREFIAKVKEKAMGEEVIGSLTPGQALVGVVQRELASLMGADLGAEASQLNFATQPPAIILMAGLQGAGKTTTVGKLAKYLRENKKKKVLTVSADVYRPAAIGQLQTVTGQAGADFFPSQPTDKPVDIALAALDYAKKHHHEVLIVDTAGRLGIDQAMMDEIRAVHAAIKPIETLFVVDAMLGQDAINTAKAFNDALPLTGVVLTKLDGDSRGGAALSVRHITGKPIKFAGVAEKLDGLEAFDPSRMANRILGMGDILALVEEARKGVDMEAAQDLAHKIKGGGKFDLNDFKAQLSQMKKMGGLTSLLDKLPAQMQAAAGNANMDQAEKQVRRMEGIINSMTPQERAKPELIKATRKRRIAAGAGVQVQEVNRMLSQFEQMQSMMKKLKGGGMMKMMRSMKGMLPGGMR
- a CDS encoding ABC transporter substrate-binding protein, which codes for MQKPTQWMALVLLASAGFSAPSHAADDVIRLGNLKFAHYGAVSYIKEIAPKCGIKVDEKVFAKGPDVMQGILAGELDVGTTASEAAISGRANGAPIYVVAGFAKGGARLVAGKDSGIKSVKDLKGKKVGVTRGGIHEVLLDAELGQNGLSAKDVTIVYLAFADLNQALLGKNIDAMMQSEPQSSQAINKGFGVEVMKPYDTPIGEPYRTMVMTEKFYTEKRPLAEKFMRCFLEATKTFIDKPEVAEKYVREVIFKNQITKEDFYDAIGNSPYAYDITAEHIQVTTDTMAKYGTGKMAKPPLAKDWVKTDLLEQAKKSMNLK
- a CDS encoding ABC transporter permease produces the protein MAKQNKGSFLQGLLVPIIVIALWEGASRAGWINPQILPSPWAVLKKWVEYATPLKPYDPEAGSWLAWAFSGELIMDAIGSLYRVVAGFLIGAGLALPLGLLMGSSQRIYGLMNLTVQVIRPIPPIAYIPLAILWFGLGNPPALFLISLGAFFPVLMNTIAGVRQVDSIYLRAARNLGASQSTLFLRVMLPAAVPYILSGVRIGIGTAFIVVIVAEMIAVSNGLGFRIMEAREYFWSDKIIAGMITIGLLGLAIDLGMSRLNNYMLRWHRGLEN